AGTCGATGAAACGAACAATATTTTGATCGCTTGCTTCTTGCCAATCTAGAGACAGAAGAATATTGTTTAACTTCAGGTCATTGTGAGTGAGGCAACAAGGGTTCAAGCTATTGATTAATTGTGCGATCGCCTGACCTAAACTGTCGTAACGTTGATATAGGGCGAAAAATTTAATCCCATCAGCAGGAATTTTACCAAAAATTTCTGGAGTTAGCCTATCTAATCCACGATTCAAATTAGAAGAACGCTGACTAGATTCATCAGTATTCTGTTGAAAGAACTTTCCATACGCTTCATTGTTCATAGAAGCACGATGAACCAAAGCCAAAGTATTTCCTACAGCATTTGCAATTTTAATAGGAAAAAGGTTCAAGTTTTCTTTAACATAAAAATCCATTAAATCTCGATAATTATCAAGATAGTTGAAAATTATAATTGAGTCATCTGCATTAAAGTGTAAGACTTCTGAAAAATACGGACGAAGATAGCTAAGTTCTGGAAATGTTCTCAGAAAGTCATGAATGCGCCATTCTAGTAAAAATTCACCAGATGTTTTTCCTTGCGGGTTATGACGTTCTTGCTTGACCAGAAATTTTTTGTTCTCAGGTAAAGTGACCAATAAGTTAAAATTTTTAGCTGGTTTTAGCTCAATTTCGCTCAATACTTGCTCTGACTTAGTACACAAGTTTAGTGAAATTAGGTACTCAAACACATTTTGAGAATTTAAAATAAATGGTGGCATATTTTCCCATTAATTACTAAACAAACATTTTTTCTGTGCCAAAAATAATACAGTTTTAGCTAGATTAAGGCGTGAAAAACTTAATCTAGCTAAGTAAGCCATTAAAAATTACTAACCACCATGAGAGCTAAAGGACTTCACTAAGTGTCCAATCGCATCAATACCAAAAGTGATAGCTCCAAACTCAAAGCCTTTGATACCATACGCTAGAACGAAGTTGGTAGCCGAAGAATAACCATCATCACCACCATAAACAGAATTATCTATATTATTAAGTTCATGAAGAAAGCTTTCAGAATCTTGGAATAATTCAGAGCCAGTTGTCTGTAGTTCGGTCAGATTAATAGATGCCATAATTGACTCCTAAACCAATTGTTATTTTCATGAGGAATTGCAAGCGATTAAGCTATCATTTTACTCAATCGCTGATGCAATAATTTCAGTTGAGCTACTTACTTATGTCAGAGTAATTATTTCCAAATTAGCGGTAAGTACCATTGCTGCTAAAAGACTTAACTAGGTGTCCAATAGCATCAACACCAAAGGTGATAGCACCAAACTCAAAACCCTTCAAACCGAAGTCTAAAACTCCATTAGTAGCAGAAGAATAACTACCACCACCATGAACACCAGTAGCGTCTACATTGTTCAATTCATTGAGGAAGCTTTCAGAATCTTGGAATAATTCTGCGCCTGTATTTTGCAGTTCTTTAACAGCAATAAATGCCATGATTGACTCCTAAGTTGATTTTTGTTTTTTGAGAAATTGCAGGCGATTAAGCTATCATTTTGCTTAATCGCTAGTGCAATAATTTTAGTTGAGCTACTTACTTATGTCAGAGTAATTATTTCCAAATTAGCGGTAAGTACCATTGCTGCTAAAAGACTTAACTAGGTGTCCAATAGCATCAACACCAAAGGTGATAGCACCAAACTCAAAACCCTTCAAACCGAAGTCTAAAACTCCATTAGTAGCAGAAGAATAACTACCACCACCATGAACACCAGTAGCATCTACATTGTTCAATTCATTGAGGAAGCTTTCAGAATCTTGGAATAATTCTGCGCCTGTATTTTGCAGTTCTTTAACAGCAATAAATGCCATGATTGACTCCTAAGTTAATTTTTGTTTTTTGAGAAATTGCAGGCGATTAAGCTATCATTTTTCTTAATCGCCGATGCAGTCATTTCAGTTAAGCTACTTACTTATAAGCAACCAGATCGGAATTATTAGAACCGACGACCATAACCACCATTGCTGCTAAAAGACTTAACTAAGTGTCCAATAGCATCAACACCAAAGGTGATAGCACCAAACTCAAAACCCTTCAAACCGAAGTCTAAAACTCCATTGGTAGCGGAAGAATAACCATCGCCACCACCATGAACAGCAGTAGCATCTACATTGTTCAATTCACTGAGGAAGCTTTCAGAATCTTGGAATAATTCTGCGCCTGTATTTTG
Above is a genomic segment from Nostoc sp. MS1 containing:
- a CDS encoding aminoglycoside phosphotransferase family protein; the protein is MPPFILNSQNVFEYLISLNLCTKSEQVLSEIELKPAKNFNLLVTLPENKKFLVKQERHNPQGKTSGEFLLEWRIHDFLRTFPELSYLRPYFSEVLHFNADDSIIIFNYLDNYRDLMDFYVKENLNLFPIKIANAVGNTLALVHRASMNNEAYGKFFQQNTDESSQRSSNLNRGLDRLTPEIFGKIPADGIKFFALYQRYDSLGQAIAQLINSLNPCCLTHNDLKLNNILLSLDWQEASDQNIVRFIDWERGNWGDPANDLGTLIASYLQIWLYSMVTGQSIAIEESLRLAATPLYVLQPSIRELVTAYLTHFPEILEHYPNFLPRVMQFCGLALITAIQAQLQYEKTFGNAGICMLQVAKSLLCRPETSIQSIFGVAATEILPTNLSLA